The Glycine max cultivar Williams 82 chromosome 3, Glycine_max_v4.0, whole genome shotgun sequence sequence AAAGACCAGAATATAGCACAGATAAAAAGTCAGCCTAGAATGTGAAAGACCAGAATTCAGAGCATTGaatgttttgaattttcaatAGAACTCAAAATATTAAAGGAATGGAGAGATCAGATTAatccttttttattaatttattcccACACTATGAAATGCTTCTTTGTTGTATATTCCTCCTACATGTGGCCTCCTCTTCTGAACACAGCTAAACCAAAATGAGGGAAAGAAATAATGTAAATGGtagaaaataaacatgatgAGGCATATAAAATGATCAAATCACAAAATCTACTGGTACTTGTGATGTGACTTCAGCAAATGTAGATATTTCATAGAACTAAATGATCGGAGAACTTTACAGCTTTCAGAACCAAATAAAGCACACTATTTGTATGCAGGTGCATCATACATATTGGGCCaatatttgttacttttttcaaaataaaataaaatagcaatGTCAAATATGATAAACTAAAACACAAGAGCGATAGAGTTCACAACTCAAAACAAACTACAGCAATATATAAAGagagtttaattttatgtattgtcAGTGTAAATTTACTCTATCAACAAATCACAAAACATGTTAGGTATGAGTTTTAAggtaattattgtaaaagtcaacaaacttatcatacatgacaatttgtgattgaatgaaagTGTAAATACTCTTTAGACGGTCAgtgcatttaaattaaattcatataaataaaatagcataaatatgtttttagtccctaaaacttaaaattgatatttagttcctgtaatttaaaaaaaaaaaaaattagtcccTCTTTCCATACGTCTTTAAAGACTTTGCTTATATAGCTAATGGATTACAAGTTGCTTACATTACATGGCAACCCACTTTAATTTCATGTTCTTATTATCAAACGTCCTACCACATGCGTGTTTTCCTTTCAACGTTTTCATTCTGACAATGTTTGGGCACAAGCGCATTTGGACAGAGGgactaaaacaaatattttttcaaattatagggactaaaaagatcaatttttaattcagaggatgaaaacaaacaaaccccaaaattgaggaactaaaaacatatttaagccaaatGAAATTCTTTGAATGAACCCTTTACAAGCAATCCGTAAAAACCCTTTACCCTTTacgtgcgtgtgtgtgtgtgtaaaccAACCTTCATTTgaataaaattcttttgtatTTGCAATTAAGCCAGACACTAGAAATAACAGCCATTTTGTAGAGAGAAATAAtacctttgtttttgaatcaGTCCCATAGATGcagaatacattttttattggcGGCCGATCCCAAGGTGTAAGGGGATTAAGAACAGGATCGCCAAGATATGATCTGAAATATTAAAGCATTCAAGCATATGCCTGTTCAATAGTAGAAGTGTAGAACGACAAGTAACAATATAAACATGCTTAGTAGTAAGTAAaagaatatacaaaaaaaaagtaaataaaaatagaaatgaaaacTCACTAATAGCAACAAAACATAGTCAAAACCAAGAGTTCAGGACAGCTAGTGCAATAGATATTAGagaagatatgtttttattcataatcataattcCTTGTAAATGAAAGCACCCTATTTACAGTTCCTTATTAAAGCTCAAAAGTGTAACAATATccataaataagtttaaaattttctttgggGAAGAAGGGCTTAAGTTTCATATTCAAAACAATCCTCTACAGTAAGAACATATTTTCAGTCAGATGATTCCCTTTTGGATGGCCATTCTTAGAAGCAcccctaaaaaaaatgaagcttcAGAAGTCTCAATTTTTGGCTTTTCAtataaaatgatcaaaatattctagcaaaatatattttaatgattaatgaGATAACACTAACTTCTCTAACAGGTACAAGAGCCTCTTGCTGTCTGGGTCATAATCTTCAATTGCTTTGAAAAAGGTGCCATCTGATATTTCCCGAGCTGAGAAAGATAATTGAGTAGGTAGTCCACACTCCATGCTGGACAAGTTGGCCTCGGGTATTTCTGAGAATGAAGGATATGCATCAAATGCTGCAAACAGACATTACAATTAGGCAGTTGGGGGACCAAAAGCACCATAACTTGATTGCCCACTGGCAAAGTAAAAGATTCATCAATCTTACCACGAGTTGAGGGAATTTCAatgttgattatttttgttGGCCACCCAGATAAGTTTGTCTTAAACTCCTGCTCATCACAGTGATATGTTTGTGGACCCACGTGACTTCCCCCAGAAAAATGCTTCCAATATTTATTATCTGTTCTACAGTACTTGGAAAAAGGCATCATCCATAATGATGAACCAAAGGAGTTGAACATCATCCGAGCTGTTCCCTGataccttaaaaaaattatgataagcaTGCATTAAGACAAGAATAAAACTGCATATGAAATAGTAAACATGGTAAATCCATCTATTAATCGATAGCAGTTAGATGTTTATCAAGGAGTTGATAAACATCTAGATTCAGACAGTGATAGAACATGGTGTAACTTCAATCACTTCCTGACAATTATGATGCACATCTAAGAAATCAAGTTGCTAATTTCTATGGAATATCCCGCCAGCTGTTAGGAAAAagacctaaaataaaaaaggaaggaagaactGAATATATTTCTGTCTATTTGAAGTACTAGTTCCGATTCCCTTTTATAGGCTAAATAatcaaaggaaagaaggaaaataatcAAAGATACAATATATTTATCATCCTAATAATATCAAAGAAATTTACTACACTTCCCCTCAAGTTGGTAAATGGATATCAATCATTCCAAATTTCCCAGTAAGTTTCTGAAATTTCATTGTAAGGAGTCCCTTGGTGAATACATCTGCCAATTGGAGCCTCATTGCCCCAAAAGGATGTAGGCTATGGCTATAAGATCATTTCTCCAACTTCTCTTTGATGACATGTTTGTCAatctctatatgcttggttctatcaTGCTGTACAGGGTTGTGGGCAATACTAATAGCTGAATTATTATCACAAAACAGCCTCATAGGGTCTTCATACTTTATCTTGAGGTCATCAAGAATGATCTTCATCCATTACAGCTCATGATACCACGTGCCATAGCTCAAAACTCTGCTTCTACACTAGACcgagcaactaaattttgtttttaacccGGCATAGTTTGCATCTATATACACTTCCGTGAATATTGCACCTTCTCTTCTGAATAAGAGTCTTCTTCCTGTACTTGCCTTCAAATATTGGAGGATTCTATCTACTAGCTGCAAGTGTCTatcctaataatataaaaagtatgaAATATTTATCTATCCTAATAATATCAAAGATATTTACTACAAAGACATTTACtacaaaaaatattctttaatatGCATGCATGAAAGCCAATTGTTGAAGGTTTCATGTTATCTAAAAGATTTTCTATTAGCAATTTGGTGTTAAAAGAGTTTTGAATTTGAGACAAGCAAGAAAGGACTTGGAAGCATATGGGATTCCAGCAAAAGAAGTAACTCAACAGTTCAGAATTACTTAATTGAAGAAATTTTAGGTAAATTTTTACATGCTTGGCTTCACgttgaaaatttgattttggGTATAAATTGATTATGAGTTGAAACCATTTTTGGTAGCTTTTGTGtcggataaatttttttacagagTTTTGTTGCTAACTtgcttttataataaaaacattcaaacataaattatatcacTTTCAAATCTATCCCATGTCATGTTGCCATTATGTGGATGAATATTTAGAAGCATGACAATAGGTAAAACATATGAAAATTAACGAATTTATATGTTGCAATCAGATAATAGAGTAAAGAAAAGACcactaaaaaatgaataatgatGGACAAGGAAATTCTATAATGTTGTTAGATTATAAGCAGATGAAATGTGCAAGCAGTGCAAGCAATGGCAGGATGCCAAAGTTAAAGATATGTGATATTGCAAAGCTCCCAAGTGGGTGCTATAACAGTTAAGACAAAAGCATAATGAGAGATATTGTATGCATcctattaaagtaaaaaaataaaataaaatctgtaaGTGGGTGCTATAACCATTAAGATTTAAGAGATCAGGTAATTATGGAGTAACATCTTCTTGATTTAGATTTCTGGTCTTTCTAgaccttctttctctcttccaaATTTACATTCCTACTTAGCACCAGCTATTACAACTGCATGTTGGACAAATGAAGCACAAAACATAGAGCAGAAACAGCATTATACTAGAAAATCCATCCAAAAAACCACTCCGTGTGAATGTATTTATTGCTAGTGTTGTTTTAGTCAACTACTCATATAAATCAAATTACTTACTCTTCTGtatttataaatatacataGACCATTCCAAAGCAAGCTTATGCCAATCAATATAATATAAACAACTTTAACTATACAATTTACCCTTTGCTAGTTACATTATAGTTTAGACTCTGCCCAAGAAGAAGGTATCAGAAATattgaaagccaaaaaaggggcTATGGAAATTTGGCAATACCGGAATGAATAACAGACATATAATATTGGACAAGCATTAGCCTAGAtaaattaacaaacaaaaaagcaagtgcaaaagaaaagagaagttgtaaaaattaaaaggtaaCCTCGGATATAGGAAGACCAAATGTGAATCCAGAAAGTGTTGCTTCAATGGTTTCCATTGCACCAAGAAGGGGAGCTCCTGAGACAACCAATCAAAGAAGGAAAATCAGAATATCAATTCATTCATATCAGTAATATCCCCAAAGGGGTAACAAATGTACGTAAGTCAATCATACCAACAGCAAAATAGGCACGAATATGTTGATCCAACCACTGGATATAATGTTTTGGTGCAATCTCTAGCTTCAACCACTCCAAGAAATAACGGAAAACATGATTACCCAATGAATGGGCAAAAACTAAAGAGGGGCCACCACGAAGTTTGTAAGCAGTTTCAAATGTTATTCTGCAAAGAGAAATACAATTTTATGTAAATATCGTCAAGGTAACTAGCAAAACAATTTTATCTAATCACCTGACTTTTTgagaagaataaataaataactcgcatttttttaaaaggtgcATTCGCAATTAGGTGTACAGATACTATTAGAATTCAACCCTTTTGTAGCTAaccaatatttatcaaaatatcatACTAGAGCATTTAAATTTGTATGTGTAAACCTGCCAATTTTCTGTGTATATATGGATTATTAGAATGACCAGGTGCCAAGGTTTGACATACATAGAAGCAAacatacaattaaaattttacagaCAATGCAGCAAGAATATCACTATCATAGTATCATGTACACATTTACGAAAACTTTTGAGCACTGAAAAGTTAATTAGATAATAGAAACAAATTGACCcataaacaaaacatacaaatcagacaaatgaaaacaatgttgtATATAGCAAGCACTTTATCCAAATCACTGCAGGGAACAACAGCCTTGCTTACAGCAAGTCTGATGCAAAGATCTAGAGACGTACTTTAGCTTATGAAAGTAAAGGTCCCGCTCTTCAAGCTTGGAGGGCGACAATCTCCAATCATATGGAACAGCAATTATTGCATTAGCTTCTATGCCAAATTCAATACACCACTTAATCCATTCTTTCCAAACCGATGAAAGAGGTCCTGCCATTAAACATGTACATGATACATTAGCAAACCATAAAGTACAAAAAGCTACAACATATACAGGACAAAATCATATTTGACAAATTGACATAGCATAAAGAAACACACCTGTTATATAACCCGGATCAAGTTCTGTAATACCAGAAAGACCACTATCAGGACGGGACTTGCAATCAGGATGATCTGTCTGATTGTAAGGATCCAACACCATACACTTAAGCCAGCAATTGACAGCAGAAAGAAGCTGCAAAACATATTAATTCTCAGTTTCTCACATACTACACTCTTAACTCTTTAAATCGTAGCTCGTTAGAGCTAATTTCATACACAGTAAAACAAACACAGGAGAAAACGCTGCTAAGCGAGTAGTTATACATGGACACTTCAATATTGCAAACACCTCATTGACACACATTTTTTCTCTCCATCTCTCTCTTTTTGTCACATCATACTACGTATCATACTCCTCACTCTTCTAGCTCTTTCTATTTTTAGCTGTACACTTGTATCTCCGTGCTAAAACTACGTTCCAAGCAGAGCAAATGCAGAAACTATTTATACGTCGATATTCTTTCAGACGCATTCTTCTAGAATCTACATAATCTACGTCTTCGTCAGCATAAACACACGTATAGAATGGATACAAATTGATACAACAGACACAATTAAGAGTCAATAACATCGATcaccaagaaagaaaaatctctcgtgatttttcttcttttttttttcctttcagaGACAGCAAGATTTGATACTCATGCAGTAGAATCCAAAACGACGTAAAAAAACGAAGCAAGAGTGAGAGAGAAACGGCAACGTACTTTGGTTGTGTCGAGCCAGACCAAATCGAGAGGGTTGAAATCGAGCGGAGAGTAAGGACAGTCGAGAATGGACCATGCTCGGAGCTGAGTGGATGCGAAGCCAGGGATTATAATGCCGGAGAGCTTCGAGTAGTCGAGCTCGGCGCCGTCTTCGTCGGAAGCTCCGGCTTCGGCGAGCACGGCGAGGAGGAGGAGCCAGCAGAGTAACGGTTTTTTCGCCATTGTGAAGGAGAGGGATGgagggaagaatgaaaaaaacgTGACTCTGACCAATCGGTAGTTAGGAAGTGTTGcgaataaatgaaaatgaaaattccaATCGGAAATGGTTTTTGACCTTTTTTTCGGAGTTGAATTGAATTGTATTCCAATCGGAAATGGGCCCTTGTCTGCTTCCACTTTACGGGCCTCTTCGGACTTTTACCCTTTTTCCCCAAAGGTGTTTAAAAGATTACAAAAAGAGTAAATTATCATTGGTAATTTTGTTAAGATGTTATTGATACAAATTAATcttgtaataattaaattttatggaaGATTGTGAATTGATTATTTTCTTCTCAATACAATCTTGTGAATTTATTAcatattcaaaatcaaaatcagtaTTCAAATCTTATTCCCATTGGTATAATTAGTCAATTAGtccaaaattagaataaaagtcTTAAATGACGATATCAAGATATATTTAGAGAGCAAAATAACATTAAGTgattaaatttagaaatttagccgaaacaattaaaaatttcataaacttATTTGAAATTACATATGTTTCGGTTATGAAAACAGTAATTTATTCTTCAGAAAATTGGTACATATTTGATATACatgaaaaagtataaaaattgaatCCGGTATTCGGACCAATTATAGTAGAGGTTATTATTTGTAAAGAGTATAAATAttagatataataatattattttgttattgttcTAGAAAGGGAAAAACGAAAGCAGTGGTGAAAGACGGGGAAAGATGGAAGACACGGGGCAACTTATTGGGAGTTTATGCATAAAGGGTTGTGTATTGGAGGTGGAGGCTTCGGAAAGGTGGATTGCAGTTAAGGACCACTTACCAGTTACCACTCAACTCATCTGTGCTTGAGTTAGATTTTCTTCCTCTGCCCCATAACAGTAATTCTCACTTCCACTTCCTTACTACTTTCAGCTTTTGATTGTACAAACACTTCTCTTAAAAGTATcttgactttatttattttttaatgttttaatgttttatttatttttatcttttatgttttaaaattctaatttaattatttatatttttataaataagtcataattattcttttgatatttttattttgggatatagttttaaattattttttaactaattcaaGATATGAAAactatttcattattattacttCCACAAAACTATGAAACTCAACTAATATATGTATCCAAAAGGGGTCAAACAAGGGGAAAATTGTTCGAAAAATGAAACTCATAAACAACTgggaaaaaaatgtttgagTATGTTTATCTTCAGCTCGTGAATTTAGTGGATACAAAACTATATGATAAcgcttagatttttttattcaagagtTTGATCTTTGTATGATTTATCATTCATGGAtcttgataaatatattttcatccaACAGAACCTTAGGAAGGCATAACCTTAAAATTAAGGGTGAGGTTCTAACGAAGAAATACTTACGGGAATACTTAGGCACCCAAAGACGAAAAAGGATGTAATAAGCAACAAAATACTTTGGAAAGTTGAAAATAAGCATAGATTCAAGGATTTTCTCAACTTTTTTGTTACTCATTGGATTTACTCTTCACTTGATTTTCACTACACGGGTATTTGTTTAAGGATCAATTTTCAGTCCCgaaaatacaataattttttttatctcactcTTGTTacgaaataataaattaattaactctAGACATATCTTAGTTTTGGTAAGCCCAAATCCCACTTTTAAGCAATGTTTAATCCTGACATAAGGGGTAGAGAATATTTATTCACATAGAAcatgaataaattttaatgagaaaaatacaaatatattcttCTTATACTATTTACTACTCCGATATCCTCTTAATGCTCCTTTCATGTACATTTCTTGGGTAACATATAATCATAAGTAAAATAATCATGGATCTGTGATGAGTTGTAGTgatgttttttgaaatttttgtgtgAATTATTACATTTGTACTTACCTTTAATacatttgtataaattttaataattataacaataaagatattttaataattattgtatatattcataggaaaaaaatgtcaaacaagtacatgttttaattatttatggtcatataaaaaatattcccaACCATTTTCTTTATAgttaacaaacatttttttataatatgcaTAGAAATAATCCTTTTAGGACTTAAAGTATCATTCGTGAAACAAATATTCCTTATGTTTATCTcttctttttattcaaacatcagtcaaaatttatatttttcacctAAGTTTTGCAAAATTCACGGTTATGCAACCAAAAGATTTTTGAATGTGATTTTGGAATTGGGAACTAAAGcttttttggaagaaagaatGTCTTGCTCAATGCTTATGTGATCTGTCATGATATTTtgtgatataatttttatgctAATAAACCGTCATTGAATTGTTTATGTTTGACAACAAGTTCTTATGCTAATTTGAACTGTACTGTGGACAATGCGAGAAACTATTGACTAGTGATAGGTTAATTCCTCaaacaataaagaaaattgGGAGACTGTGGTGGGGTGAAGAGTTAGTCTAAAATGACTAATGTATTCTCTTATTTCAATGTTCTTTTGAGTatgaataaattgattttttaaaattgtagtcCTCTACGAATAgttgtaaattatatttcagttattaaaaaaaataaaaattaactgaaaataTTGTATGAAACATACTTTGAActcttaataaataatatgtaaaagacaaaaataatagaTACTCCAAAATGTAATAAAGAAAGGGGGGGCAGCGGGAGTGGGATGTGCTCGAAATCCGAAAACGAAAACTTAAAAGGAAAGTTGAGAGCGAAAAGGAAAAGTGGCGCTCGCGCTCGAAAACTTAAACGTCGTCGCAGCGAGGCGCCAATGTAATCCGTGACCGCGCCCTCATTCATCGTCAACCAATCTGAGCCGTCCACGTTTCCATCACATAGCATCATTTCTGAAAAGACCGCCTCTCcataaaaaccaaataaaatctCAAATCTCTTACcagcttcttttctttcttcccccCTTTTTTCTCTAACCCAACAAACATGGATGATTCTGGAAGTAAAACTAAACTACTGAATCCATGGATGCTCCACTTTCAGAAACTCGCTCTCGAACTCAAGTGCCCTCTCTGGTTCGTCAATTTccattctctccctctctttATTTGTAACTCTCTATTTCGCTTTTATAGCCTTTACAGttgcacacttttttttttttttaattttgtttgaaaaaattcGCTGGATCTTGCAGTTTGAGTTTGTTCAAGAGGCCGGTGTTACTTCCATGCAACCACTTGTTCTGCAAGTTcgttacttcttcttcttcttcttcttcttctctgtaCTGTTGGCTGTTTTATTGtgcgtttttattttttattttttttggcttcATGAAAGTGATTCGAAATTTGGATATTTTGTGTTTGGCAGTTCATGTTTGGCTGATTGCATAACGGCTGGGTCTGAATGCGCTGTTTGCAAGACAACGTATGCTCAAACAGGTAGCTTGTTGTTAAGCTTTGCATGTGTTGCTATATGTCCAAGTGCCGGGGTGTGTTTGTCGATTTtgccttattttattttttgattgaaaaatcattttcattcctAAAGTGTTACTATAGTTCCCAAACTAAATAGATTATGTAAGTAATCTCTGCAATATTAGAAATGATACTAAATAGCccttcaattattaaaaaatcctTTAATATTTCAGAGTctacttttataatttcattaccTTAAAGACTATTTAGCCGAGAAGGTAATACTTGAAGGAATAAATTGATGGTTTagccttatttttctttttaatggcTTAAgctatgtttatttttcttccaaatttttatttttttggtttgacATCTAACCTATACTTTCTATTGGTGGCAGATGTAAGGCACATACCTTTCGTGGAAAACGTGGTGGCAATATATAGAAGCTTGGATGCCACTTTTTGTGCTAGTTTGTTTCAGTCGCGTTCTTCTGGTGAAGCCTCTTTGTTTTTGGAGAGCTTTTCTGattgattgaagaaaaaaaagctaTGTATTA is a genomic window containing:
- the LOC100783649 gene encoding phospholipid--sterol O-acyltransferase → MAKKPLLCWLLLLAVLAEAGASDEDGAELDYSKLSGIIIPGFASTQLRAWSILDCPYSPLDFNPLDLVWLDTTKLLSAVNCWLKCMVLDPYNQTDHPDCKSRPDSGLSGITELDPGYITGPLSSVWKEWIKWCIEFGIEANAIIAVPYDWRLSPSKLEERDLYFHKLKITFETAYKLRGGPSLVFAHSLGNHVFRYFLEWLKLEIAPKHYIQWLDQHIRAYFAVGAPLLGAMETIEATLSGFTFGLPISEGTARMMFNSFGSSLWMMPFSKYCRTDNKYWKHFSGGSHVGPQTYHCDEQEFKTNLSGWPTKIINIEIPSTRAFDAYPSFSEIPEANLSSMECGLPTQLSFSAREISDGTFFKAIEDYDPDSKRLLYLLEKSYLGDPVLNPLTPWDRPPIKNVFCIYGTDSKTKVGYYYAPSGKPYPDNWIITDVVYEFEGSLISRSGNQVEGNPGAISGDETVPYLSLSWCKNWLGPKVNITKAPQSEHDGSDVQIKLNVKHPHEEDIVPNMTRSPRVKYITYYEDSESLPGKRTAVWELDKANHRNIVRSPVLMRELWLEMWHDIHPDANSKFVKKAKRGPLRDEDCYWDYGKARCAWPEYCEYRYVFGDVHLGQSCRLRYTTAELLSHYL